A single region of the Lotus japonicus ecotype B-129 chromosome 4, LjGifu_v1.2 genome encodes:
- the LOC130713048 gene encoding uncharacterized protein LOC130713048, whose amino-acid sequence MGHTTDNCWTLRKEIERFIKAEHLANFVSNEPVQPEVAKAVGAGTSKGKDIVEDLGILAGSCSSIVGGFSGGRLSGKGRKRYVEAVNSVHKAYEGECWLNHTPITFTTKDFDHVTPHDNDPIVVTLRVNNYVTKKVFLDQGSSANIIYGDAFERLGLKESGLKPYTGCLVGFTGDRAKVRRYVELTTTFGEGEFVKKFQVKYLVLPCRAMNNVLLGRDTLNKVCAIISTAYLTVKYPAYNGKIGILRVDQEAARECYAQSLGCYGKMAAKESHRVTEIFPHEDFNLDPRNDFADLRPQPT is encoded by the coding sequence ATGGGACACACCACCGATAACTGCTGGACCTTACGCAAAGAGATCGAGCGATTCATTAAAGCCGAGCACTTAGCAAATTTTGTGTCAAATGAACCCGTGCAACCCGAGGTTGCTAAGGCCGTTGGGGCGGGAACTTCAAAGGGCAAGGATATAGTTGAAGATCTGGGCATACTTGCTGGGTCATGCTCATCAATCGTCGGAGGATTCAGTGGTGGGCGATTATCtggcaaaggaagaaaaagatatGTAGAAGCAGTGAATTCGGTGCACAAGGCCTATGAAGGGGAGTGTTGGTTGAACCACACCCCTATTACTTTCACAACCAAGGATTTTGATCATGTTACCCCACATGATAATGATCCTATTGTGGTGACACTCCGAGTAAACAATTACGTTACCAAGAAGGTATTTTTGGACCAGGGAAGTTCTGCAAATATTATATATGGTGATGCGTTTGAAAGGCTGGGCTTAAAAGAATCTGGCCTAAAGCCGTATACAGGGTGTTTGGTTGGATTTACGGGCGACCGGGCCAAGGTGCGAAGATACGTGGAGTTAACAACAACCTTTGGCGAGGGAGAATTTGTGAAAAAGTTCCAAGTGAAATATTTAGTCCTCCCCTGCCGGGCAATGAACAATGTGCTTCTGGGGCGAGACACTCTAAACAAAGTCTGTGCAATAATTTCAACCGCCTATTTGACAGTGAAATACCCTGCTTACAATGGCAAGATCGGAATTTTGAGGGTGGATCAAGAAGCGGCGAGAGAATGCTACGCCCAAAGTCTAGGGTGTTATGGCAAGATGGCGGCTAAAGAAAGCCACCGTGTTACTGAAATCTTTCCACATGAAGACTTCAACTTGGATCCTCGCAACGATTTCGCAGACTTAAGACCTCAACCCACTTAG